The following proteins are encoded in a genomic region of Nicotiana sylvestris chromosome 4, ASM39365v2, whole genome shotgun sequence:
- the LOC104225683 gene encoding plant UBX domain-containing protein 7 has protein sequence MDGVRSATDQQMLVSSFLEIAVGQTADTARQFLQATSWKLDEAIQLFYIGNEAGAAASFNSPELGNDALLGDPSLSGAVKDLADNSWGQGDGDDIRPPLPVKREVLYDNAVLYGSSGVGGSSREPRLVVPFRNFEEEMKRPGVWEAEKRSISTADAAQDNLASLYRPPFALMYHGPFEKAKDAARAQNKWLLVNMQSTREFSSHMLNRDTWANEAVAQTIKSNFIFWQVYDDTEEGSKVCTYYKLDSMPVVLVLDPITGQKMRSWRGMVQPETLLEDLISFMDASPSEYHVNLSHKRPRETPQAPPRQPQPQNEIGEEDEELQRALAASMEGIEDPGAVASKETNEANNDGEEKHLIKKPSYPPLPEEPKGDRALLCRVAIRFPDGRRLQRNFLRSDSIKLLWSFCSTQLEEAETRPFRFTQAIPGASKFLEYDNNITFEESGLANSIISFTWE, from the exons ATGGACGGCGTAAGGTCTGCGACGGACCAGCAGATGTTAGTTTCGTCTTTCCTTGAAATCGCCGTCGGTCAAACCGCCGATACTGCCCGTCAGTTCCTTCAG GCAACAAGCTGGAAGCTTGACGAAGCAATTCAGCTTTTCTACATCGGAAATGAGGCTGGGGCTGCTGCATCTTTTAATTCTCCAGAATTGGGAAATGATGCACTTCTTGGTGATCCGAGCTTGAG TGGAGCTGTGAAGGACTTGGCAGACAACAGCTGGGGACAAGGCGATGGAGATGATATACGACCACCTTTACCTGTAAAAAGGGAAGTTCTTTATGACAATGCTGTACTATATGG TTCATCAGGAGTGGGAGGTTCATCACGTGAACCTCGATTAGTAGTTCCCTTCCGCAATTTTGAGGAGGAAATGAAGCGTCCTGGAGTTTGGGAGGCAGAGAAACGTTCTATTTCTACAGCAGATGCTGCTCAAGACAATCTTGCTTCTTTGTATCGTCCTCCTTTTGCCTTGATGTACCATGGGCCTTTTGAGAAG GCGAAAGATGCTGCTAGAGCGCAGAACAAATGGCTCTTGGTGAATATGCAATCCACGCGAGAATTCAGCTCACATATG CTTAACCGAGACACTTGGGCTAATGAGGCTGTTGCTCAGACTATCAAAAGCAACTTCATCTTCTGGCAG GTGTATGATGATACTGAGGAGGGCAGCAAAGTTTGCACTTACTACAAGTTAGATTCTATGCCTGTCGTATTGGTACTTGATCCTATAACAGGTCAGAAGATGCGTTCTTGGCGTGGAATGGTTCAGCCAGAAACTTTGCTAGAG GATCTCATATCTTTCATGGATGCTAGCCCCTCAGAATATCATGTTAATCTTTCTCATAAACGACCAAGAGAAACTCCTCAGGCACCACCTCGTCAACCTCAACCTCAGA ATGAAATTGGAGAAGAGGACGAAGAACTACAACGAGCATTGGCAGCCTCTATGGAAGGCATAGAAGATCCTGGTGCAGTTGCCTCTAAAGAAACTAATGAAGCCAATAATGATGGAGAAGAGAAGCACTTGATAAAGAAGCCTTCTTATCCTCCTTTACCTGAAGAACCCAAGGGCGACAGGGCCCTCCTCTGCAGAGTTGCAATTCGCTTTCCTGATGGTCGCAGGCTTCAAAGGAATTTCTTACGATCTGACTCAATTAAG cTGCTATGGTCCTTCTGTTCTACTCAGCTTGAGGAAGCCGAGACGAGGCCATTTCGATTCACACAAGCTATCCCAGGCGCATCGAAGTTTTTGGAGTATGATAACAACATAacctttgaggaatcaggtcttGCCAATTCTATTATTTCATTCACTTGGGAGTGA